Within the bacterium genome, the region GTCGGTCCGCCGTCCACATCTCGCATCCCAACATCGCCGCCACGGCTAGGTACTGCGCGTCGTAGGCTCTCGGGCGATTGTAGGCTTTGGCGAGTGACCAAGCCTGCGGTTGGAGCCCCGTGGATGAGATGCCTCGAATCCGCAGGCTCGTAAACACGGCGAACGCCTGGTCCCCATCGCTGTTGCTGAGGATTCCGCGGTACACGTGCTCCCGCAGGACCGAGGTCACTTCGGCAAAAAACAGAGGCGCCGTCACCCGGTCGACGCCCTCTCTCGTCCACAGGCTCCAGAGCGCGTCCGCTTGCGTTGTGAGGTCGTGCGGAAGCAGCAGCATGAGCGCGATGCTGGCGTCGATGCATACTCGGCCCGCCATCTACGGATGGCGCTCCCTGGACCGATCAAGGGCCGTCAGCACATCGACCGTTCCGCCGACACGCCGACGGATGCGGTCCCGCACAGCGCGGGCCCGCCTGAGTACGACCAACTGGTTCGGATAGCCGCGCTTCTCCGCGGTCCCCGCGGTCCCCCCAGGAACGCGCCGCGCCTTATCGCGACTGACGCGCGCCAGGTCATCCCGCTTGACGAAGAGCTGGTTGCCCAGTTTGCTGGCCGGCAGCTTCCCGTTCCAGATCCACCGGCGGATGGTCTCGGCGGTCCGGTGACACTCCCGCGCGACCTCCCTCACCGTTACAAGATCCTCGAGTGTTCTCGCCACGACGCCACCCCGTTTGCGGACAAGGAGTAGTAGACTACACCATAGTCTCACCGGGAACAGCGCCACGTCAAGCCGGACGGCTCATCGTTCACGCGCGCTCAAAACGAAGCGACGCGAGGTACGCCGCCTCGTCCTGCGACGCCCGGCGCGACGTCTCCCAATCGACGGCGCGAAACCGCAGCGGCGTGCCGCGAGGCAGCTGGGCCAAGAGGCGCAGATCCCGACGCACGACCGCGGCGATCTTCGGGTAGCCGCCCGCCGTTGGACCGTCGGCCATGATGACGATCGGCTGGCCGCCGGCGGGCACCTGGATCGCTCCGGGGAGCAGCCCGTCGGACAGCAGCTCGACGCGGGCCCGGTGCGAAAGGCGTGGGCCGTCGAGCCGATACCCCACCCGGTCCACCTCGTAGCTCAGGTGGTACTCCTCGGCAAGGAACGCCGCGACCGCCTCCGGGGTGAAGTAGTCCTCCTGGGGACCCATTACGACGCGCACCTCGGCGTCGCCGCCGATCCGGGGCGCATGCGGTCCGGCGAGCCGCAACGATGCGGCAGGCGCCCGGCGCGACGCGGCGAGGCGATCGCCGCCGCGGAGCCGCCGTCCGCCGTAGCCGCCGATCCCGCCGCGAACATAGGTGGCCCGGCTGCCCAACACCGGGGACACGTCCACGCCACCGGGCATCGCCACGTACCCCCACAGCCCGGTGCGCGGCGCGCCAAACGAGAGCACGTCGCCCTCGGCGAGCGCCACAGCGCACCACATCGGCGCGTCTCGCCCGTTCACGAGCGGCGCGAGATCGGCCCCCCCAATCGCGATCGTGGTGCGATGGAGCGCGATGAGACGAGGCCCTGGGAACGTGACCTCCACCGCAGCCGCGCCCGGCGGGTTTCCCAGCAGCAGGTTGACGATCCGCAGCGCGAGCGGGTCCATCGCGCCGCTCTGGGGCATCCCGAAGCGCCGATATCCGGGACGTCCGAGATCCTGGATCGTGGTGAGGAGCCCTCCGTGCTCGGCGACGAAGTCCGGCCGGGATGGGATCACCGCCGGCAGTGTGGACTCGTCGACCGGTGCCCGCTGTTCGTACTCCTCGGCAGAGATCGCCGCATAGCGCACCCGGTCTCCGGCGTCGAGCAGGAACGGTTCCGAGCGCAACGGATCATAGATCCTCAGCGGCGTCCGGCCGATCAACCGCCATCCGCCCGGGCTATCCGTCGGGTACACACCGGTCTGCTGACCCGCCATCGCGACGGAACGTACGGGCACCCTGGTGCGCGGCGACGGGAGCCGCGGCACGCGAATCGGAGGGGGCAGCGTGCCCATGTAGGGGAATCCAGGCGAAAACCCCAGCATGTAGACTCGGTACTCGGCGCCGGTGTGCACCGCCACAACCTGGGCCTCCGACAGTCCGGTCTCCGCGGCCACGCCCGCGAGATCGGGCCCGTGGACGCCGCCATACGCCGTCGGGATCTCGATCAGGCGCCCCGCGGGCAGGTGCATCAGGTCGGCTTCGCGCAACCGCTCCGTGACGGCGGTGCGGACCTCCGACGCTGACGTGGACGCCGGATCGTACACCACGAGCAGCGAGCGGTACGTCGGCACCGTCTCCCGCACCCCCGCCGGCGGGCGCGCGTCGAGTTCCCGCCGGAGTGCAAGCACGGCGGCGTTTGCCGCATCGGAGATCTCGTCGCCGCCGAACTCGACGACGAGCCCCGCATCTCCGAGCGGACGGAACTGCGGGGTCGTCACGTCCATGCGCCCGTGACGCGGCGCCGCGGTCGGGCGCCGCCAAGCGAGGCGGGCCGCGACGGTCGTGGCTCTTCTGTCGTCATTGGTCCCCGCACAGCGTCCGCACCGCGCACACGCGCCCCTGTTCGAGGAAGACCCGGGGAACCCGGCGCGACGTCCGCGCCAGCACCTCGTACGAGATCGTCCGAGCCGCCCGCGCCACAACCTCGACCGGCACGGCGGGGCCCCAGAGCTCGACCTCGTCGCCCGGTTCAGCGGGCGCGTCGCCCGCGTCCACGGTCATCTGATCCATGCTGATGCGGCCGACGATGGGCGCGCACCGGCCGGCGAGCAGCACGGTACATCCGTCGCCGGCGAGCCGCGGGTAGCCGTCGGCGTAGCCGACGGGGAGCGTCACCAGCGTCGTTTCGCGCGAGGTGCGGTGCGTGTGGCCATAACCGACCGGCGTGCCGGCCGGCACGCGCTTGCGGTACACGATCCGCGCGCACAAGCGCATCACCGGGCGCAGGGCGACCCGCCCCGCGAGATGCGGCGCCGGTGGAATTCCGTAGAGCGCGATCCCGCAGCGCACGAGATCGAGGCGCGACGCCGGCATCGCGAGGGTCGCCGCGCTGTTGGCCGCGTGCCGGAACGCGGGGCGCACGCCCGCGCGTTCGAGTCCCTCGAGCACCCCGCGGAACACCGCCAATTGCCCAGACGCGGACGCGAGATCGACCTCGTCGGCGCTGGCAAAGTGGGTGAAGCAGCCCTCCAGGGCCACGTGCGGGAGTGCCGTGACGCGGGTCGCAAGCGGGGCCGCGTCCTCCGGCGCAACGCCGAGCCGCCCCATCCCGGTGTCGACCTTCAGGTGTAGATGCGCGACCCGCCCGACGGTGGCGGCCGCACGGCTCGCGGCGAGCGCGACGGTCGTCTCCGAGACCGTCAGACGCAGCTCATGCGCGACCGCCGCCTCCGCTTCCTCGGGCCGGATCGAGCCCAGCACCAGCACGGGCGCCGCGATCCCCGCGCGGCGCAGCTCGATCCCCTCGTCCACCGTGGCGACGCCGAGCCCCCACGCGCCGGCCCCCACCGCTGCGCGCGCGACCTGCACGGCACCGTGACCGTACGCGTCGGCCTTGACGACCGCGAGCATGCGCGCCGGTGCCGCCACGCCGCGGAGAGCGCGGAGATTCTCGCGCACCGCATCGAGGTCGATCTCCGCCCACGCCGCGCGCGTCGGTCTCGGGACCTCGGTCCGGGGCGACGTCCCGCGCGGCGGCGGGCGGTCAGGAGACGGTCCGGAGCCCATCGTCGACGTCGCCCGTGCGCACACGGACGAGCGCACGGGGAATCGCGTCGGCCACCTCGTGCGCGAGGAGTCCCAGTTCCCCGGAGGCGGCCAGATCGCCGGCCAGCCCGTGGAGATAGGCCGCGCAGGCCGCGGCCTCGAACGGCGGCAGCCCGGCGGCCAGCAGCGCCGCGGCCGCGCCGGTGAGCACGTCCCCCATGCCGCCGGTCGCCATCGCCGCGTTGCCGGTCGGGATGATCCGCGCCGCGCCGCCGGGCTCGGCGACCACGGTCCGCGCGCCCTTGAGCACGACCGTGACCCCGAACGACCGGGCGGCGGACCGCGCGGTCTCCACACGGTCCCGCTGCACGTCCGGGATCCCGCATCCGAGCAGGCGCGCCATCTCTCCGGGGTGCGGCGTGATCACCACGGGCCCCGCCGCCTCTCGCAGCCGCTGCGGCTCGCCGGCGAGCGCGTTCAAGGCGTCGGCGTCCAGCACCGCTGGGCGCCCGAGTCGGGGGAGCAGCCGGCGCACAAATGCCACCGCCTCGGGGTGCATCGTGAGCCCCGGCCCGACGGCCACGGCGGAGGAGGCCTCGACGAGCTCCAGCACGGTCTCCACGGCGCGTTCGGCGATCGTCCCGTCCGGCGTCTCGGGAAGCGGGTGCGTCATCGCCTCAGGCAGCGAGCCGGCCGGAACGGCGGCGAGGGACGCGGGCAACGCTATGGTCACGAGGCCCGCGCCGGCGCGAATCGCGCCGCGGGCCGCCAAGATCGACGCGCCCACAAACCCGCGGGCGCCCGCGACGAGCGCGACCCGGCCGAACTGGCCCTTCTGGCCGTCCGCCGGCCGGCGGGGGATCGTGCGCTCCACCCACGCTGCGGTCGCAAGCGCGGTAGCGATCGGCGCCGCCTCCGTAAGCGACGGCGGCAT harbors:
- a CDS encoding type II toxin-antitoxin system VapC family toxin, which gives rise to MAGRVCIDASIALMLLLPHDLTTQADALWSLWTREGVDRVTAPLFFAEVTSVLREHVYRGILSNSDGDQAFAVFTSLRIRGISSTGLQPQAWSLAKAYNRPRAYDAQYLAVAAMLGCEMWTADRRLVNAVNAPWIRWVGDHR
- a CDS encoding helix-turn-helix domain-containing protein codes for the protein MARTLEDLVTVREVARECHRTAETIRRWIWNGKLPASKLGNQLFVKRDDLARVSRDKARRVPGGTAGTAEKRGYPNQLVVLRRARAVRDRIRRRVGGTVDVLTALDRSRERHP
- the pxpB gene encoding 5-oxoprolinase subunit PxpB, which produces MDVTTPQFRPLGDAGLVVEFGGDEISDAANAAVLALRRELDARPPAGVRETVPTYRSLLVVYDPASTSASEVRTAVTERLREADLMHLPAGRLIEIPTAYGGVHGPDLAGVAAETGLSEAQVVAVHTGAEYRVYMLGFSPGFPYMGTLPPPIRVPRLPSPRTRVPVRSVAMAGQQTGVYPTDSPGGWRLIGRTPLRIYDPLRSEPFLLDAGDRVRYAAISAEEYEQRAPVDESTLPAVIPSRPDFVAEHGGLLTTIQDLGRPGYRRFGMPQSGAMDPLALRIVNLLLGNPPGAAAVEVTFPGPRLIALHRTTIAIGGADLAPLVNGRDAPMWCAVALAEGDVLSFGAPRTGLWGYVAMPGGVDVSPVLGSRATYVRGGIGGYGGRRLRGGDRLAASRRAPAASLRLAGPHAPRIGGDAEVRVVMGPQEDYFTPEAVAAFLAEEYHLSYEVDRVGYRLDGPRLSHRARVELLSDGLLPGAIQVPAGGQPIVIMADGPTAGGYPKIAAVVRRDLRLLAQLPRGTPLRFRAVDWETSRRASQDEAAYLASLRFERA
- the alr gene encoding alanine racemase, translating into MGSGPSPDRPPPRGTSPRTEVPRPTRAAWAEIDLDAVRENLRALRGVAAPARMLAVVKADAYGHGAVQVARAAVGAGAWGLGVATVDEGIELRRAGIAAPVLVLGSIRPEEAEAAVAHELRLTVSETTVALAASRAAATVGRVAHLHLKVDTGMGRLGVAPEDAAPLATRVTALPHVALEGCFTHFASADEVDLASASGQLAVFRGVLEGLERAGVRPAFRHAANSAATLAMPASRLDLVRCGIALYGIPPAPHLAGRVALRPVMRLCARIVYRKRVPAGTPVGYGHTHRTSRETTLVTLPVGYADGYPRLAGDGCTVLLAGRCAPIVGRISMDQMTVDAGDAPAEPGDEVELWGPAVPVEVVARAARTISYEVLARTSRRVPRVFLEQGRVCAVRTLCGDQ
- a CDS encoding NAD(P)H-hydrate dehydratase, which translates into the protein MKLPTPAEMAALERHAQDAFGISVAALMDRAGACTAEVARRLLRPRGGRRVVVLAGRGNNGGDGFVAARDLAADLTVTVVLAAPEEEVRGEAAVRLRALRARRVPVHDAASLDDLALGRILGAADLLVDAIFGTGFRGPAAGEPARLIEAANRSGVSILAVDVPSGIDAATGRADPPCVRAVATVTMGLPKVGLMQYPAAACAGSVVVADIGMPPSLTEAAPIATALATAAWVERTIPRRPADGQKGQFGRVALVAGARGFVGASILAARGAIRAGAGLVTIALPASLAAVPAGSLPEAMTHPLPETPDGTIAERAVETVLELVEASSAVAVGPGLTMHPEAVAFVRRLLPRLGRPAVLDADALNALAGEPQRLREAAGPVVITPHPGEMARLLGCGIPDVQRDRVETARSAARSFGVTVVLKGARTVVAEPGGAARIIPTGNAAMATGGMGDVLTGAAAALLAAGLPPFEAAACAAYLHGLAGDLAASGELGLLAHEVADAIPRALVRVRTGDVDDGLRTVS